The window GCCTGGCGCCACATCCTGGAGCCTCCTTACCATGTCCCACGGCACCAAGCTCTTCCCCGCCTGATGCCGGAAGGAGGTGGGTGTGCGCTGTCTCCTCCCACCAGCATTCGGGGTGCTCAGGAGATCACTAAAGGCAGGGGACGGGGCAAGGTGCCTGGTTCCTGGGGTGGGAAAGGCATGTTCTCTGGGTGACTAGtggaaatccttttctttttttaatgtttgtttattttgagagagagcacatacatgtgtatgtgcaagcaggggaggggcagagagagagagagagagagagagagagagagagagagagagagagtgagagtgtgacagaatatcccaagcaggctccttgctgttgctgtcagtgcagagcccgacccggggctcccACCCATGAActtcgagaccatgacctgagctgaagtcaaggattagacgcttaacagactgagccacccatgtgcccctggcGGAAATCCTTCCATGTGGTGCCTCTGGGGCCAGAgttcaaatacttaaaaatgatacGATcatcaggcacctgggtggcccaactggttaattgtccgacttcggctcaggtcatgatctcaccattcgtgagtttgagccctgcattaggctctgcactgcaccCTGGTCGTGCAGGCACGTgtggtctctttttctctgactcagaaatgagtaaatatacatattttttaaatttaaatccaggcCTGTTAACATAGCGTAGTAATGAGTTCAGGAGTagtttactgattcatcacttacatacaacacccaggtgcccatcccaacaagtgccgtcttcagtgcccatcacccatttagcccctctcccaccctcttccctccagcaaccccagttcattttctgtatataagagtcttttatggtttgcctccctgtttttatcttatttttccttgccttctcccatgttcatctgttttgtttcttaaattccacatatgagtgaaatcatatgatcttttttttttatgaggcacagacagagcatgagtgggagaggggcagagagagagggagacacagaatccaaagcaggctccaggctctgagctgtcagcacagagcccgatgtggggctcgaacccacgaaccgtgagatcatgacctgagccagagtctgactcccaagcaactgagccatccaggcaccccgagaaatcCTATgatctttatctttctctgattgatttcacttagcataatactctgtagttCCATTCAGtttgttgcaaatggaaatatttcattctttttgatcgctgaataatattcctttacatatatatatactacatcttctatGTCCATTTGCCattcgatggacatctgggctctttccatacttgggctattgttgatagtgctgctacaaacattggggtgcgtgtgcccctttgaaccagcatttttgtatcctttggataaatacctagtagtgcaactgctgggtcttagggtagttctgtttttaagtttttgaggaactccgtactgttttccagagtggctgccccagtttgcactcccaccaacagtgcaaaagagatcctctttctccgcatcctggccaacatgttttgttgcctgagttgttaatgttagccattttgacaggtgtgaggtggtatctccttgtggttttgattcatatttccctgatgatgggtggcgttgagtatttttttcatgtgtcgggtGGCCATCTcggatgtcgtctttggagaaactgttcatgtcttctgtccatttcttcactggattatttgttttggggcggttgagtttgataagttctttatagattttgaataataGCTTTTTATCCTGCATGTCATTTGCagatgtcttctcccattccggcggttgccttttagttttgctgatcgttTCTTTTGctttaggaatatttttatcttcatgaggtcccaatagctcatttttgcttttgtttctcttgcctccggaGACCGGTCTAGTAAGAACTTGGTGCGGCCAGGggcaaagaggttgctgcctgttgtctcctctaggattttgttgGTTTACTGTCTTACATTTGGGACTTTCgtccaaaaataagtaaatattaaaaaatacagtcattccataaacattttttggCCAATTTTAAATTGCCACGTAATTCGTATACTGTAAAATTCACACTTtcaaagtgaacaattcagtggcccTTCATACATTCGCAAGTTGTGCACCCACGACCGTCTAGCTTCAGAAAATTCTCGTCTCCCCAAAAAGACACCTGTgccccattaagcagtcactccgaGGGTCGAGATTTCATCTTTAgcagtgaggaaggaggaggtgacCGAGCATCTGGGATCCCCCAGGAGGTTCTTCAGGTCGTGGGAGGTGGACCTAGGGCCCTGGCGTGCTGAGGCCGCCACAGCCTCTTCTCAGCCCTTCTTGTTGGTGGCAGACTCCAGCAGCTCTAGGCACAGGCTGTCTGCTCTTCCACCCTGTTCTTCTGtacacccccccgccccacatgTCTGTGCCGGATGATCAGGGAGAAGTCACTGGTAGAGATAAGACAGAGTTGAGGTCTCAAGTCACATGCTGGCTGGTGGCATTGTGGACCCAGGCCCCAGCTTGGGGCCACTGCTCCACCATCGGCAGGCAGCTCCCACATCAAGGATATGACACCAGCGGGCACACTGACCTTCAGCTGCCCGGATGGAGGAGGACTGGCTCCCCCTTAAATACGTGCTCACTGTCATTTGTGCCCCACGGGCCGGCGCTAGTCCTTGCCGTGAGGAAGGCTAGGAATGCAGTCTCCACATCTCATCCACGTGCCCAGGAGGCGGGGACGGACAGAGGATGCTGGATCTGGGAAGGTCTCTGCCACGGACAGTGGCAGTATACCAGTGGTCTAGGACAGGTGTACCAGAAAGCCCTTCTCCACGGGGCCCCGGACCAGCTAGGGTGAAGGTTCTCTCCGGGGTCCCCCGAACATTTGATGTGGGACCCGACGGATACCTTCGGAGTCCCCTCAGCCCCCCAGGGGCCGAGTGCCGTCCTTGGGCCCGGCAGCCAGGGGTGAGGCCGGCCAGAGCTCTTCCTCCCCGTAGCCATAGGCTTCCAAAGCCTGTGGAAGGCAGCTGGGAGGCTTTCAGAACGAGGACCTAGAACGAGAGTGACCTGGCCTTTGTCTGCAGGAGGATATTGCAAAGCTGCTACGGTACGAGTCCTCGGCACTGCCTCCTGGGCAGCTGACCAGCCTCTCGGACTATGCCGGCCGCATGCGGGCTGGCACCCGCACCATCTACTACCTGTGCGCCCCCAGCCGGCACCTGGCCGAGCATTCACCCTACTATGAGGCCATGAAGCAGAAAAACATGGAGGTGAGTGGGCCACGGCTTGGGGTCCAGACGGGATAAACAGGGTCTGAGCCCCAGACAGTGGCCGAACGTGCTCGGGAGAGCCAAGCCGCGTGAGGCAGCTGATGTCCAGGGGTCCTGAGGCCCAGCCAGGCTGCCGTTAGTCTGTGTGTCTCTGGGAGGTGACACGGGGCTCCTCCGTAGTCACCACTCCTACTACTACTCCTACTGCTAGGGCCCCCTCGGGACCATCTGGTGAACCACTGTATCCATGAGGCTGAGGAAGCCCCCGGACCCCAGTATGGCCTTTCCAGACATAGGACCCGGCCCTGGCCTCACGCTCTGCTCTGTCCTGTTGCGGGCAGACTTCTCCAGGCCCGACGCCAGTGCTCTTGGGCTCTCGCAGGTTCTCTTCTGCTACGAGCAGTTCGATGAACTGACTTTGCTACACCTTCGCGAGTTTGACAAGAAGAAGCTGATCTCTGTGGAGACGGACATCGTTGTTGATCACTATAAGGAGGAGAAGTTGGAGGACGGGTCCCCGGGTAGGCTcgctccccttctctctgggccCAGGTGTGGGTGGTGGCCTGGGGGTGCAGAGGAGGCTAAGACGGCCTCTTCCATCTTGTAGTGCTGGGTTCATATGgagttttttctcttctcatgtGTATCTGGGGTCCCCAGCCTGCACAGAGGAAGCTGTTGGGGACCATCTTCATGATGAAtgggaaacatttttgtttagaTCCTGGGGGTCTGAGTGCTCCCTCCAGCTTGGCTTCCAACAGAATCAgaagtggtcttttttttttttttaatgtctattttatttattttgagagagtgagcaggggaggggtagagagagaatcccaagcaggctctgtgctgtcagcatagagcctgatgtggggcttgatcccccaaACTGcagaatcatgatctgagccaaaatcgagagtccagacgcttaaccgactgagccacccaggcgcccctagagattcTTTTTAAAGCTCTCACAAAATTGTATGGGCCTCaggcaaccaaaaatgtctgtctgtctgtctgtttatttaatttaatttaatttaatttaatttaatttaatttaagctccacacccagcatagggcttgaactcctgatcctgagatcaagagttgaatgctccaCGGACTCAGgcagccaggtgtccccaaagtGTCCTTTTTGGGATCCAATTTAATCTGCTTACTTTTAGATGAAGTCCTTTCGGGAAGCCTCTGTCTCTGCGGCAGTGGCCGACAGGGGCGGAGGGAGCCTTGTTGAAACCCGGTATTGAGGCATCAGCATTTTAGGCCCCCTGGGATGCCCTGGGGTGGGCGGCTCTGAGCCCGCTCCCATCTACCCTCCTGTAGCCAGTGACCGCCTGTCCGAGAAGGAGACGGAGGACCTGATGGCCTGGATGAGAAATGCGCTGGGATCACGTGTCACCAACGTGAAGGTGAGGCCTTCTGGAGACGGACTGCCACCCGGCCGCCATGGGCCTCCGGGACCGCACGGCTGCCGGCCCTGTGGGTGTCTTCCCCATGGTCGTGATCTGAGGGGGAGACCGGCGCGTTGCTGCTGCgcctgtgtgtgcacgcgcgccaGTGCCCAGGGGCGTACGTGTGCCACTCTGTAGAGCAGGTGGAAGCAGAGAACGGGCGGGGGGAGGTCCCCAGCTGGCTGTCCCCGAGGCGCTGTGGTGGCCGAGGACACGGGGAGCTGACTGCCCAACTCAGGTTCTTAGGGGTCTGGGTGGGTCTCAGCGAGCTGGTGTTCTGAATCGTAATTCACAGGAGCCGTACTTCCGTTCCGTGGAGGAGTTTTAATTATAAAGGAAAGGGAACACACGGAATCAAACCATTAGAGTAACATAAAGAGGGGGAGAGCGtagagaagaacagagaagggTTCGTACATCAAATCGGTGCTCACGACATCCAGCCTCGTGGCTGGGGGAGTCCCGCGGCGAACAGCCTGGTTGGGGTCCCGACTGAGGGTCCTGGGCCGAGCATCCTTCTCAGGTGAAGCTTCCAGCTGTTGGCGCCAAGGCGGTGTGTGCCCTACGCGTGTGTGATCCCCGGTGAGTCATGGAGTCTACCTAAGCGTAGTCTTTGTTTCTCTTACCGTCTCACGGTCTTGGGAGCTCGGCATCTGCCTATTTCTCTTCACTCCCTGATCCATTCCAGGGGGCCAGCCTGGTCTGGCTCGAGAGGGCGAGGCAAGTTAGTCCCTCTTGGCGTCAGGAACAGAAAGGCCAATTCTGATGCCGAGGCCAGATACGGAGCACAAGCCAACTCAGGCCCCGGGGACTGTGTATGTGCGGCTCTGGGCAGAAACGCACAAGTCACATAAGTTCTGTCCAGAGCAGCTGGCAACCGAGCAGTCCAGCTCGGACCTACAAGAGAAGGCCATGGTAGCCGGAAGACAGGTGTTCAGCGTGAAGTCACTGGCACAGGGACACCTCCAGGCGTGGCGCTAAAGGTGTGCAGGGTGGGAACAGCCAAGAGCAGAGGAGGCACCTCTGTAAGAGGTGGCATCTGGGACCTGTGTGGCTTCCGGGCAGTGAGCATTGAGAGCCAAGGCGCACAGCCAGGATTTCTCTTTGTGACATGTGCTATGTCATGCACAGCATGACCTCCGAGGTCACAGGGTGACCTCCAAGCTAAGTAGAATGAGTGCATTTGACCCACGAAGGAGATGAGGTGGAACACTTCCCCACATCACAGCTCGCAGTCCGGGAGCTGGATTTGAATCCCGGCACAGGTTTTCCATTGCCGTGCCATGGGTCCAGCAGGCCAAGAAGTCTGGCCTGAGTCTGCAGGCCCAGAGCCTCTGGGTGGCAAGGGAGAGGCCCACAGGGAGCAGGATCTCGAACGTTCGGTGGCAGGTGTAGTGGATGAAATCCAGGCCCGTGGGAGCCGTGGGAAGGGGGCTCAGGCCATTGGGACaggcaggacagagggaggaTGGGCAGGATTAAGGGAGGACGTCCTGGAGAGTCTGGGGCCTTGGGCAGGGGAGCAGCTGGCTTGCGGGGTCCTTGGCCGCTGTGGGACCCGGCCATGGCCCCCGTGCAGCAGAGGTTAGTTAACCCAGGCCAGATGGACCTGGGACGGCAACGGACACGTTAGAGACCAGtagttttggggggtgggggatagagGAGGAGGGAGTCCACGATCGGGATGTGTTCCAGGAACTTCGTGTGGTGGCAGCTCAGACTCCCTTCTCGTGAGTGCAAGGGAGGGGTGTCCCTGGAGACCTGCATTGTGTGTGTCACCTGGCGAAGCTTCATGAATGGCCCAGACCCTGCAGCCCAGGGGCCCCCGCCTCCAGCTCTTCCCTCACCTCTGGTCCCTGGCCTGGCTCGTAGGTGACTCTCCGACTGGACACCCACCCTGCCATGATCACCGTGCTGGAGATGGGGGCCGCCCGGCACTTCCTGCGCATGCAGCAGCTGGCCAAGACCCAGGAGGAGCGCGCTCAGGTCCTGCAGCCCACACTGGAGATCAACCCCAGGTAGGGCCGCCGGCTCCCGGCCCGGGCCCCGGGCACGCGTTTCCGACCTGCCACGTCGTGTGTGTGAGTGGGTTTGTGCGCTACCTTCGTTTACGACACCTCAGGAGGGCATAAGGCTTACATGGTTTGAGGACTATTAAACTATCCCCCACAAGGTCCTAAAAAACCACCTTGTTGGCCTTCATTCAGATGCCCCCGTTTCCCACTAGAGTCTGTCCCTGTCCTCAGAGGTCACCAGAGCCCTCGCTGCAGGAGTAGTCATTTCCTCACCTCACCGTGGTTCTACTGTCTATTCACGCATCCGTGAAGcagctctgtgttgtcagttttGAACTTTGACGTGTGTGGAATCCTTGAGTGTGTTTTTAAAGTCCTGCTTCCTCGACTCGGCACGAGACAGTCCGTGTGGAGGGTGGCTCGGGTTTGTGTTTGTAGCTGAGAAACAGGAGTCTGCCTTAGCACCGTTAGGCTGTTTTGGGGTAGTTTCCGTTCGGGGGCTGGTGGCAACAGGTTGCTGTGAACACTCTTGTCCCCCTTGTCCCCATCTGGCTCACGGCCCGGCTACCCTCACCTGGACGAGGACGTGAGCGCTGCTTGCATAGCACGGGAGTCCCCAGGGCCCTGCATTGACCATCCTTTGGCTTGGCTTTCTCGTGACATGCCTTCTAAGactgtccttttttgttttctcttgagagagtgtcagcaggggagaggggcagagagagaccatctctgtgcggagcctggagcccgacgcagggctcaatcccatgaccctggggatGGTgtcctgagcccaaatccagtgttggacgctcaactgagccacccaggcgcccctacagtaataacttttaaatgaaattctatCAACAGGTTACCAAATATGTTACGAAATAGCAAAAAGTAAGCATCCCTCGTCTTGTCCTCAACCACAGTTACTATAGCCCATTTGGCATATTTTCTTCTGGACTCTGGCCTTGtacttttgtgtctgttttgcaTTATGACTCactttatcatatcctttttaatgcttgttttatatgtatgttatgtACGTATGTTTTATAAGCATACGTTTTGTCTAGActgctggggagagggcagaggctcCTATTGTACTTTCTGAGCCAAGTGACTACACCTGGAATCGGGTGAGGGCGCTGACGCGGCTCGCGGCTGGTCAGGCGGCAACGGGAGCCGCACCAGTGTGTGCGTGTGGCCTCTGTCTCGGGGGCACACAAGGCTTCAGCTGTGGGCGCCTGTCGGAGAGGCTGACCCCAGCCTCTACCTAATGCTGGCACACAAGTAGTTCTGTGGGAGAGCTGTATGCAGGGCTCGTTCTTACTGCCAGgcgatttttaaattttagttggttTTGAAAATTGTTCATCTGTGCACTGGGTTCAGAATTCTAAAGAACCAAAGGAATCCATAGTGAAATTTCCCTAGTACCCAGCACGGCCCCCCTTAGGTCGTGTTTTCCCAGAGTTGGCCTGCACCTGTCGTGCATGCAGATTGGCTGGTGGCTTTCTTATAAGGGTTTCCTACCGTACCGGTGCCGTGAGCAAAGCGGATTGCTAAGTCTCAGAGCGACGTCCAGGTGAATTTTTAGACTGTGACTGCCCTGTACCCCGTAGCAGTTAGACAAACTTTCCCCAATGCCTTCAGtttgaacaaacttaaaaaaaatgtaacgttttaggggcgcctgggtggctcagtcggttaaacgtcaactttggctcaggtcatgatctcactgcttgtgggttcgagccctgcatcaggctctgtgctgacagctcagagcctggagcctgctttgcattctgtctccttttgtctctgcccctccccacttctgtgtctctcaaaaataaaaataaaaaaaaatttaaatgtgaacgttttaattatttttgagagggcaagacacagagcctgacacagagctcaaactcattgtgtgagatcatgacctgagttgaagtcagtcaCTTAGGCGCCCCGTACCAAAGGTCTCAACTCTGGCCATTTGAAAAATTACCATTTTGATGGAGGTTATCTTAGGAAAAAGATCAGATAGTGTAagtttatggcattttttttttctatgtagaaaacagTAGACTTCCTAGGGAGTTGTAgtgatcattttcttctttttgacttgtgtgttttgcattttgcttcagaaatctttctctttttccctgtcaATGTTTGGTATAAGAAATCCAGTTGTGTTCTGGGTGGCTGGCCAGTGACCCTACCTATTGCCCTCTTAATGCTGTCTCTGTCAAGTACTGGCTGCCCTCATGTCCCCACGTGTGCATCAAGTTGTGTAGATGTTGTCCACGGTTGCCCTTTCGTGTTCTAGAGCCAGCGGTCCAGTTCCTGGAGCCTTACAATGTGCTTTCACATCTGCGCCACGTCTCCTGGCTGTTCTTCTATGCTTATGAGTTTCTAAGATTGCTTTTATAcctaaactaataaaatattttaaattcctgttGGTAGTGTTTCTGTCCTCGGAAATCCGtcattttgtgccttttttcttAGACTGGACCGTCCACCATGCGTCTTTTTGACTGTTTCGGTAACCCCAACCTCCCAGAAAAGTCCTCAGAATATAGAGGCTCTTGTGCTGGTTGTGCAGCACCCAGCCCTGACCTGACTTCTGGTCTTTTCTGTGCTGCAGACACACACTGATCAAGAAACTCAGTCAGCTGAGAGACAGTGAGCCTGACCTGGCCCAGCTGCTGGTTGACCAGGTGAGTCTTCAGGAGCCAGAATTCTGGAGCCTCCGTGGCGGGGGGGACAGTGCTCTCCCTCCCTCGTCTGCGGGGCCTTGCCGTCTCACTCATGCGGTTACCCTGCCTTTCAGATCTACGAGAACGCCATGATCGCTGCAGGCCTTGTGGATGACCCCCGATCCATGGTGGGCCGCCTGAACCACTTACTTGTCAAGGCCCTGGAACGCCACTGAGGGGCAGAGATGCCCTGCTCTTGCCTGCAGTGAAAGGGCTCAAGCAGAGGTGACAGATGGAGGAGGCATCCAGGGACAAAGGACTAGATGCCACCAATGAGAACATCCCCTTTGagctttatttacttaaattaaaGGTGTTTCTTAATCTAAGTTTTTTGTCCGGAcagaggaggtgggtagggggctCTGTTTCCACAACCCCCTGCTCACAGTGGAACTGGAAATAGTGACAAAAAGCCCACTTCTGTCCTTGCACAGATTCCAGGTGCCGTGGGGAGAGGGTGCTCAGGGGAAACCTTAGGCCCAACGCTTGACCGTAGCGACAGACAAACTGGGGCCAGGGCCCcactcacatcaggctctctttAGTGTCACCTCCACTGGGTAATGGTCACTGATGGCCTGGGCCTGTGGGAAAACACATGGTGAGCACAGGGGTGCCTGTCATGGCATACTCTGTGCACACTGCGTCCTGACCAGACCCCTGCCCTGTGTCTGTCACCTACACCCCCGTCCCAGCCCCATCAGAGCTGCAGACACCTACCAGCTGGTTGCCCAGGCCAAATGCAGCTTGGAAGTTAAAGGGGGTGGCCGAGTCCGGGACGATGGCGTGCTGGAGCAGGGTGCCCGCCACCACAATCCTGTGGCACCACACATGAGAGGGTCCCCGTCAGCCTCGAGGCTGGCTGCCCACACACACCCTTCACGCCTCTCTGTCTGGTCAAGGTCATGACCCAGTGCTGCCGGGCAGCCCCCCGGGCGGCCTTGGCTCCACAAGCTGAGCCGAGGGACCGGGAGCACCTCCCCTGGCACTAGGGCCGCGGACGGGGCCTGGCCCAGGTCTTGGGAACCTGGACCGAGCAGTCCAGGCGGCTGGCGAAGGCGGCCTCGTCCCCGCCTACCTGTCGTAAGCACAGCGCGTAGAGGTGGCTGTGGTGTCTGCGGTGTCCGGGATCAGCCACTGGAAGGCAGGGCTCGTGCGCAGGCGGATGGATGACCACTGGGAGGGGACCACGTAGCTGCAGCCAGCGTTGAAGTCGCCCATGAGCATGACGTCCTACACGGAGACACCGGTCGGTCAGACACCTGGGTGCACGAGCAGTGCCTCCAGGGCCCGGGCTGCGGACTCACCTCCAGGTCCCACTTCTGCCGCACGTCCAGGTAGACGTCGTAGAGAGAGTCCATCTCGGCCACCGCGTCCAAGGGGGCCGCGTGCAGGGGAACGATGGCGAACTCTTTGACCTCTGCGGAGACGGCGCTGTGCTAAGCTCAGGGCCGTCGCCAGGGGGTGGAAGTAACTAAGACCGAAGTGCTGGGGGGTCATGTGACACGAGCCTGCCAGGGCCCCGGGAAGAGCTACGCACCAGTGAGTGGGGAGAAGAACCTGACGATGGCGGGCTCGCGGCTGAAGGTGTCGTTCCCGCAGGGCTCGCAGCCGTCGTCATACTGGTAGCTGTCCAGCACGGACACCTGGTCGGGTCTGGGGGAGGCCAGGGCATGAGCCTGAGACTGGGGGTGCCGCCACATGCCTGCACCGTCCTGCCTCTGCACACGTTGGGGGAGCCCCAGGGGTGCGGCCCACGGACCTCTAGACCACCCTCGGGCTTCCGTTAGCACCCTCTGGGGGTGGCCCGCGTCTCGGCGCCGGGGCTTTACCTGAACACGTAGAGGTAGCGTTCCTTGTAGCTGTTGCGTCCCAGCGGCTCGCTG is drawn from Leopardus geoffroyi isolate Oge1 chromosome E3, O.geoffroyi_Oge1_pat1.0, whole genome shotgun sequence and contains these coding sequences:
- the DNASE1 gene encoding deoxyribonuclease-1 is translated as MLTFRMRGARLMGALLALAGLLHVALTLKIAAFNIRTFGETKMSNATLSNYIVKILSRYDIAVIQEVRDSHLTAVGRLLDRLNQDDPNAFHYVVSEPLGRNSYKERYLYVFRPDQVSVLDSYQYDDGCEPCGNDTFSREPAIVRFFSPLTEVKEFAIVPLHAAPLDAVAEMDSLYDVYLDVRQKWDLEDVMLMGDFNAGCSYVVPSQWSSIRLRTSPAFQWLIPDTADTTATSTRCAYDRIVVAGTLLQHAIVPDSATPFNFQAAFGLGNQLAQAISDHYPVEVTLKRA